From Miscanthus floridulus cultivar M001 chromosome 15, ASM1932011v1, whole genome shotgun sequence, the proteins below share one genomic window:
- the LOC136507864 gene encoding ureide permease 4-like — translation MYLVKDISGAIGLMAVALVLLGTWPVVLAVLERRGRLPQHTFLDFSVTNFLAAVLVALTFGQMGPDTTETPNFLTQLTQLQNNWPSVLFAMAGGVTLSLGTLATQYGWAFVGLSVTEVMASSLKVVIGTTLNYFLDGRINKAEILFPGVGCFLIAAILGSLVHASNAADNQEKLANSLANYSKNTRNTADEDLTKHLLDKEMPKDPEEAKPDAAEATQALEKVEAGTAEFLVDLEEKRSIKVLGSHTLLGLGIVVFAGVFYALFAPAFNLATNDQWHELPAGAGVPHLVVYTAYFYFSLACLAVSAALNVWFLYRPIMAGVPSSTVAAYLRDGGEGRALAMLAGMVCGLGNAFTFMAGQAAGYAAADSVQALPLVSTFWGVVLFGEYRRSSRRTYTLLASMLLMFTIAMVLLMASSNHRKPL, via the exons ATGTACCTGGTGAAGGACATTAGTGGCGCCATCGGGCTGATGGCGGTGGCGCTGGTGCTCCTGGGCACCTGGCCGGTTGTGCTGGCGGTGCTGGAGCGCCGGGGCCGGCTGCCCCAGCACACGTTCCTTGACTTCTCCGTCACTAACTTCCTGGCCGCCGTGCTCGTCGCACTCACCTTCGGCCAGATGGGCCCCGACACGACGGAGACGCCCAACTTCCTCACCCAGCTCACTCAG TTGCAGAACAACTGGCCGTCGGTCCTGTTTGCGATGGCGGGCGGCGTCACCCTCAGCCTGGGGACACTGGCCACGCAGTACGGCTGGGCGTTCGTCGGGCTTTCCGTCACTGAAGTCATGGCCTCAAGCCTCAAGGTCGTCATAG GGACGACGCTCAACTATTTCCTCGACGGCCGGATCAATAAGGCCGAGATCCTCTTTCCTGGTGTCGGCTGCTTCCTGATTGCGGCCATCCTTGGGTCACTTGTCCACGCTTCCAATGCCGCCGACAACCAGGAAAAGCTGGCAAACTCCTTGGCGAACTACAGCAAAAACACAAG GAACACTGCAGATGAGGATCTCACCAAACACCTCCTTGATAAAG AGATGCCAAAGGATCCAGAAGAAGCAAAGCCGGACGCAGCAGAGGCTACTCAGGCCCTGGAGAAAGTAGAGGCAGGAACGGCAGAGTTCCTGGTTGATCTGGAGGAGAAGAGGTCAATTAAA GTGCTGGGATCCCACACGCTGCTGGGCCTCGGGATCGTGGTGTTCGCGGGCGTCTTCTACGCGCTGTTCGCGCCGGCGTTCAACCTGGCGACCAACGACCAGTGGCACGAGCtccccgccggcgccggcgtgcCGCACCTGGTGGTGTACACGGCCTACTTCTACTTCTCCCTGGCCTGCCTCGCCGTCAGCGCGGCGCTCAACGTGTGGTTCCTCTACCGGCCCATCATGGCCGGCGTGCCGAGCTCCACCGTGGCCGCCTACCTCCGGGACGGCGGCGAGGGCAGGGCGCTCGCGATGCTGGCGGGGATGGTGTGCGGGCTCGGGAACGCCTTCACGTTCATGGCGGGGCAGGCGGCGGGGTACGCCGCCGCCGACTCCGTGCAGGCGCTGCCTCTGGTCAGCACCTTCTGGGGCGTCGTGCTGTTCGGAGAGTACCGCCGGTCGTCGCGCCGCACGTACACGCTGCTGGCCAGCATGCTGCTCATGTTCACCATCGCCATGGTCCTCCTCATGGCTTCCTCCAACCACAGGAAGCCGCTCTGA